One Pseudomonadota bacterium DNA window includes the following coding sequences:
- a CDS encoding type II toxin-antitoxin system HicA family toxin: MPLKIRELMKQLEKAGFRNRGGKGRHRNFIHPKGIAVTISGNPGSDAKKYQESEVKRKIMESQK, from the coding sequence GAGAACTGATGAAGCAGCTCGAAAAAGCAGGCTTCAGAAATCGTGGTGGTAAAGGTAGACACCGCAACTTCATCCACCCTAAAGGTATTGCGGTGACTATATCCGGCAATCCTGGTTCAGATGCAAAAAAATACCAGGAAAGTGAGGTGAAACGCAAGATAATGGAGTCTCAAAAATGA